atgtaattacaaatatattaatctacAATTATTCAAcagtttgaatatttattatttaatatttatttttgtactacatatacaattttaatgtactaatataatgttgcataaaaaatatattaattgaatagtTCACTAAAATTTAATGGTCCAATAATTATGGAATACTGAATCATGTTTCAGGAATcgttagttaaatatattttacattttcttgCAATTTATCGATAATCAAATAAATCACATTAAACACAATTTGATTAGAATAAGGCATACgcatttgtaggtaggtacatgttcACTTTATCACAaatcattagttattacttatttttatttaaagttaatttgcCAATTATTTCagagtttaaagtttaaaatattgcatttgacTCTTTGTTATGTCTAATACCTGTATGGCGATTACTGATAATccattatcatttaatattataaccacttaattacatttatgtctataagtatataagtatataactaattataatttttaagattacATACAATAAATTGGTTTATCAAAGCCGATTTGAATACCTATTAATCAAAGTTGactatttgattaataataataaataaataaatattgtttttaggtATGGGTGAAAAAATTACAGAGAGGTTAGTAGATTTGGGTTCATTTGTTTATGCAGTGGTAGAGAAGGAAGAGGGAGCTGCTAAAGCATTaccaaatacaaaacaaatattttgcgaTGTTTCAAATTGGGAGGATACGTACAAGAAAATGTACGATATTGGTCCAGTACATGGTTTAGTCAACAACGCTGGTGTAGCAGTCATTGAGCCATTTTTCGATGTCACCGAACATGGTTGGGATAAGTTAGtaaaatcttgtattatatcatagtaattATAGtgacattaataataaagattaGATAAGGCAAGATTTACACATTATTCTTACTATGGAGTTGAAATAATTCTGAATAAAAcactacctactaaatatttatgctcaaaaatttcataattttcggTTAAAATTTGCAgacaaatatgttataatttaattttttttaaaaaaaaattagacttattagatttatttttacaaaaacttgatgttacaatttttttgcttatataaaatccattattttttcaaaattataaaaataaatgcagaAAATGAGTGTCTctataaaaagtttcaaaaccAATAACTCTCCCCTTATTACtccatatcataaaataaataaaataaatatttaattaattaatataaaataacaaacaaacgataaataaaaatatatattgaaccGAAGTAATTAACAGTTTAATGAACAATATACgctggtaggtattataaaagcaaagcgtaaaatgtatttatgtaagaTCTGAATTATGAATCTAcgtagaaatattaatatgttctacCGAATTCTtgaaacttaaaattaacattGTGTATAGTATTGAATAAAACTTACTGTCTTTTAATAAACATGAATACAATATAGACTTCGCTCATTTAAAAGctctaaatagaaaaaaaatgttctcttaaatatgatgaataaattacataaatatttcagtGAATTTATgttcaacaaattattttttgttcaggACTTTAAATATCAACGCCAGAGCCTTAGTGAGAATAAGTCAGGCAGTGGCAAAAAACATGATTGATGCCGGTATCAAAGGAtctattgtaaatatttcttCGACAATTTCCAcggtaagttataatattatgtacctattgtaatatcTGTCACAACAACAACTACTAGTACCACTTACCATACAAGACGATAATGCTGTCATACCTAGTAAAACTATAGTACACAAATGGTTTGCTAATgatcgtttgaaaaaaaaactacaattattaaacGCTTCTTACATCAGTCAGGGTAGGTGAGGTGTCAGGTGGTCGCAATAATATTACAGGACTTTGACGTAATTTACGTTTCATTAATTGCTTTCAACTTTCTAGAGAGCCATACCCGATCATACGACATATTGTGCATCTAAAGGAGCCGTGAATCAAATCACTAGGACGATGGCCATCGAACTGGGCAAGTACGGTATCCGTACCAATAACGTAAATCCAACTGTCGTGTTGACCCGTATGGGTAAGATCGCGTGGTCAGATCCAGAAAAATCGGGACCCATCATGAGACGAATCCCACTCGGCAGATTTGCAGGTTTGTAACGGAATTGTATCGAAACGAATTTCGACACGCTTGACGGAAATGGGCATAGAGTGAATCGTCGAAAAATTCAATCTTGAAATTTATGTTCGTTTTAGAAACCGACGACATCGCCAACGCTGTGATTTTCATGCTCAGCGACTACTCCACCATGGTAAACGGAACGGCGCTCGTGGTCGACGGTGGCTTCTTGGCAGGATAGATACCAGGACTTTGCTGTGAAACAAAATCATTATAAGGAATTTACTAGTTCAATGTAAAAACGTACTCTATTTTGTGTATACTATTCCAAGCTGaactattaagtacctaataatattatgttattaaatatttattgcaacCATATTGCACAATAACTCTCATGCTTTTTTTGACAGTAAACTGTGTATCctgaaacatataatattatgttttacattttgatttaagaCATTCTTCTGTTTTCAACACCTgcagtacatattttatagtttttgcaGCTTAATCAGAAACATTAACATAACTGTCTAAGttatacaacaacaatattaacattCGTTAGGATGCATACAACATCTTACTAATTTATTAAGGTATCCGGTTGAAAATCAACTATATATTTACACGACACCAAATTAgtatgtatgtaaataaaaaaaaatattttctcgtggatctatgttttttaatttaatattttcaattcttaCTTAGCAGAAGCACTagctattttaaatgtttaatattatattatggaggACAACTGCTCAGtgattatttgaaaagtatCGTTAGCATGTAAAACAAGGTCAATCCAAACGATACAGCAATTTATATCCGAAATAAACTCGATGACAATACCAGAATAAATCCAAAACAAATTTCACTCATATGATGATCACTTGATCACGCCGGTATTGAAAAACATTGTTAAAGAAATCGCATACAAACTGGCATATTGGccaacataaatacaataatattggaaCGATAAATTACCGGTAAATGGAAATTTTCAGCCCGATACATTTTTTGATACGAACATTTTacctccatttttttttttaaagtttactatttaatattatttagtatgcaattatttttgtttgcctattatctaatattatctaaatagtaaatgcaaaatacatttccaaatatttgcattaatataataaattatagatgtatatttttgatcaacttaactacttgaaacaataaaaattgctattaaaataataaaaaaaaataataagtaatatttaaaacaaaccaagttaaaatgtaattttaaataaacataataggtagCTAATAggttgtgtaaataaaatataatagtaagtat
This portion of the Acyrthosiphon pisum isolate AL4f chromosome A1, pea_aphid_22Mar2018_4r6ur, whole genome shotgun sequence genome encodes:
- the Dcxr gene encoding L-xylulose reductase — translated: MIRSICKLPTTLAGQMAVNILSRSMAGQAPQKMEDYFKGKKFIVTGSCAGMGEKITERLVDLGSFVYAVVEKEEGAAKALPNTKQIFCDVSNWEDTYKKMYDIGPVHGLVNNAGVAVIEPFFDVTEHGWDKTLNINARALVRISQAVAKNMIDAGIKGSIVNISSTISTRAIPDHTTYCASKGAVNQITRTMAIELGKYGIRTNNVNPTVVLTRMGKIAWSDPEKSGPIMRRIPLGRFAETDDIANAVIFMLSDYSTMVNGTALVVDGGFLAG